A segment of the Arachis hypogaea cultivar Tifrunner chromosome 5, arahy.Tifrunner.gnm2.J5K5, whole genome shotgun sequence genome:
ATCTGTTACCTGAACACATCAAACTATGCGGGAATTGAGCATGTTTCGCCAAAATCCACATGGTCCCCTCCTTGGTCATCCTAATTGAGTTTCACTTGCTTGTTCCTATTTGGTGTTTAATTTAGAGGCATCTTAAATCTAAGGGTTCAGATCAGAGTGGATACGTGGATCCACAATTTGATCTATTGGGATAAAGTTGGTTTATAAATACGAGATCAACATTTAGGCTCCAACATTTTGCTTGAAGAAAAGAACAATAACAAGATGTTGCagtaaaaaaaatctatataCTTGACATAAGAAAATTCCGCCTCCATTCAGGAGCATTTGTGAAAATTTATGACTGATTCTAACAATAGGCAAATCAAGCATATATCCGAGATAATAGACTGGAAAAGTTGCTTCTGTCTTTCTCTGTTTCCTGGTTGTGACATTTTTAACTATATGAAGAAGGGGAGCGCTATAGTATAGACACTAAGAAACATCCATACATGTAAAAGTCATGTGTTATGATCTAGTAGTGACATCTGTACCTGCTGTGGCTGAATTGGGCAGCAGGTGGGCTGACCTTGTAGCAGCTTTGGCAGATGGAATAGAATTCAGCAGTGCTTTGTCGGTTTGGAATGGTGATTAGCCATGTCATTAGAATGTTAATCACCTAAAGCACTTCTTGGTGAGTGTTGGGCTAACTAATTTGACAATCACATCATCTTCAACAACAACCAACTAAATATAACTTTGAGCAGTTGTGCAAATACACTACCTCCCTCCCCAAAATACACCTACTTGTTGATTATAGATGTTATAGTTGTCAAATTAGCATTACTCGCTCTCAATAACTTTCATCTACTGTAATAAGGGGAAAGATATTAGAATAGGAAAGAATTAATCAACCAGAGGGAAATTAGGAAGAATAAAAGGGAGAGAATAATTCCATTTACGGAATtccaaagaagaaaagatacaaattacTCAATTCATACTTCCATGACTCTTACTActattctatttataataaattctaCTCCTATTGAGAATTTTCTAATTGGGCTATAAGCCCATTTTTACTCCTTACATCTaccctttggcattgccatcatGGCAATTAGGCAAGGTATTATACACATGTTCAACGTAATAAATACCCGCAACAAATCCTTaataatcatgtaaaattcataatGAAAACTACAATGGATCCAATCCATTTAGCAAGCAATTCAAAGTCTACCTCCCCATGAATTGTTTGGTCCTTCCCCTATTGAATGAAACTACACCAATATCACTTGTCAATAACACAAACAGAAACAGGACATAATAAGACATCGTAAAACCTTAAATTTGTGGCAATAAGACACTAACGTTACATGTAAATTATAGTAAACTGGTTCTTTTAAACACCTGCAGCAATTGAATTCTACTTCAGTCTTATGAAACCTTATTTCATTGTCATCGAGTACAAACTCTGATATTCTTCGATATGTAACTTCCTTAGTTTTCATGTCTCTGGAGAAAGATCAGAACCATATGTATAAGAGTATGATGCTCTACTTTTGGCTTGAAAACAACAATAAAACTCTTTAAAGTCTGGAATTGATTTTCTCTATAGTTAAATTTGTAACAATAAACCATTTAATTGGGTTAAACATCCGGTAATACAATACTGAGATAGATATGGTTGtccaaaaaatactaaaatcctAAAGGTACCTTGAAAACTGTGAAGCAAtctaatttaaatttccagtaAGGCCTATTTTTCCAAGCACTTAGCATAAGTTATCAATATGTTAATCTTCCATAAATTATTAGTCTGCTAAggagaaaaggaagaaaatgcTAAGTTGCTTGAGTCGGTTCTAGATGCATCAACGATAGTGTTACAATATTATAGTATATGCTTATATGGTACATGTAATGTAAGTATAGTTATGGGGCTTTACGGAGAAACAAAGCCAAAACATAGCAGAGAGCCGAATCAACGGTTGATAAGGCGACAATAAGTAGCGCAACAAGAACAAGCGTCAGAGTTGCAGTCCTCAGCTGCAAAGGATTAATATAAAAATGCATGTGATGATTAAACACACATTGTAACTTGAACAATATACAGTATACGAGTAACCGGCAATCATCTCTATGATGTgtaaatataaaaacataaataataaacaaatgaGACATACCGTAGAACTAAAGCTTGGCCACTCTATGTACTTTAGTTGGCTAGGTTGCTCAACCAAAAATACAAACAAAGATTTTAGCCCCCTGGACAAAAACACACATTCTTATCAAACATGATTGCATTTTCCTATGGAATTCATGACAAAGTCAGTAATTCAATTATAAAGACAAATGAAATTTCACAAATACCATAAGGTTTCCTTGATCAATGTTAGCAGAAAGGGTTCCTGAGCCAAACCATCATCAGAACGTAGATGATGACCATTACTCGCCGCATACATCACAAATTTGGTATGAATGGGGTCTGCATATCTTGGTTTAATCTTCAAATTACAAATCTGCCAACAAAAATTATGATTACCGGGATGGTACGAAAGAAAATCttggttttattaaaattactgCTAGGAGTGCATGCAGGAGAGAATAATTACATTTGCTGGTGGAAGAGAAACATCTCTGCCATAATCAACTCTCCCCAAAAACTTTGATCTAAgataattagtttctctaatttgACGAAAGAAACCTACAATATATCAAGAAAGATTGAAGTTAAACAGAGAGAAAAATAACCATAATATGTAGAAACCAACATGATTAGAAATAACCTGAGTAGTTCACTGGTAACACAGAAAGGCTTGCCATTTGTGATTCAAAGTTTTCTACTCAATCATAACCAAATTCGAAACTTGAATACCTGCATGACTTTAACTTTGTTATTAAACGTTGGCATATACTCAACTTCAAAATCCACGTCGTGTTTCTTGTGTATTAGCATGTTAAAAGTTGAGACACTTGACAGAAGAAAAGTAGGCATAATGCATTGgacaaaataaaagaagaaataaggatTTGATCTGTTAGATTAATTTATGGCCCATGAGATTGATTCTCATAAGTCAAAGTGCTTTACACCATAGGCAACATAAATATCATGCATTGCCAAAGATTAAACATACACATAAGATTCTGACAAAATATGCATTAAGTACTTGCAACTTATGCTTCTGTAGATGCTTACAATGAACTTACTTTATTATATAcgttaaaaaattaacaattattattattaggccaGGTCATGTTGGCTATTGAGAGAAGACCGAAAGAACATCTGGTTAGGAGAGAAGAGCAGATGGGAAATATCCGGATGATTAAGGCCAAAGGGACGCCTAAGAAGACCTTGAATGAGTTGATCAAAAGAGATATAAGCATAAATGGGCAAAGTTCAGACATCATTTATGACAAGGTGCAATTTCGTTGTCTGATCCATGTAACTAACTCTACCTTGTGGGCTAagtcttattattattgttgtataTAGGGTGGAAAACAAACCATTCTACACTTTTCCCCCTTCcttatgatttattttatctgtaataataaacaagcaaaataagcaAAGTCTAGATTACGAGAGTCCCTCGGAGTCTTGATCATGATAACATAGACAAGCTCTATTTGGATCTCCCAATTAGTTCACAATACTGCAGTACAACACAGACATTGTTAACAAAAGACCAACAATTTAATACATGTTCAAGGGAAAACTCAAACACAACTGTTAATGTTACAGTAACATGTCCATTAGTCTACAGTTTTAACATTTCTCAGATAAATAATCACCTATTAGCTAAATAAAAGTTCAAACTGATCAAAACATCAACAACTATACAAAATTTGGTGATTATATTCCCTAACATAAGTCTATTCAACTATGCCCCTAATGTAAAATTTTGACATAGATAAACAAATGGTACATGAAGCATGGACAGAACAGTTGGAACATAAAAGTGTtgagaattaaatagaaaaaaaaaattcatcaggGTTTAGGACACATAAAAAACAAGATAAaggaatttttcattttcttttttactttgaaGAAGTTTGAAAATATTACCAGGTTAAttaacatgaaaaataaaatccACAATCTAATAACCAATTAATCATAAGAAATACTTGATATCACTTGCACCATGCCATGCAATTTCTAAGGTGAAGACCCAAGCAACCTCAGGTAACAGGTCATCTTTTATCACAAATAATTGCTTACTTG
Coding sequences within it:
- the LOC112802513 gene encoding uncharacterized protein isoform X2; this translates as MASLSVLPVNYSGFFRQIRETNYLRSKFLGRVDYGRDVSLPPANICNLKIKPRYADPIHTKFVMYAASNGHHLRSDDGLAQEPFLLTLIKETLWGLKSLFVFLVEQPSQLKYIEWPSFSST
- the LOC112802513 gene encoding uncharacterized protein isoform X1 yields the protein MASLSVLPVNYSGFFRQIRETNYLRSKFLGRVDYGRDVSLPPANICNLKIKPRYADPIHTKFVMYAASNGHHLRSDDGLAQEPFLLTLIKETLWGLKSLFVFLVEQPSQLKYIEWPSFSSTLRTATLTLVLVALLIVALSTVDSALCYVLALFLRKAP